A genomic stretch from Suncus etruscus isolate mSunEtr1 chromosome 17, mSunEtr1.pri.cur, whole genome shotgun sequence includes:
- the MARCHF8 gene encoding E3 ubiquitin-protein ligase MARCHF8 isoform X1, translating to MNMPLHQISAIPSQDATTVRVYRNKPKEKEREEQNEKTLGHSMNHSSTISKAGGPPLASVPVSAFSRTSVTPSNQDICSSSAIFSECCQHSPVQSAVVLKAPQCQSSLTPGLTVTVICKDTLQASKSNFCGSEWVQALKPSKNTKDRRALKISKSLDDVGEKVQDTLGSFDYVERTCSEGKLIFPQDPCLRISRFHHKDKRTLNRKHLGSFKYSYVSPLYASHSAASVVGAGKGGMHIPLLEEKADGEAASRSQRLLRYLFSLSHSSSASSLYRFHELESCVAHLHTAKSSSGLVGSMGFCSDEMGDDDVFEDSASAQLKTQAMRAPLCSVEKDSDLDCPSPLSEKHPPISPGSTSGDACRICHCEGDEESPLITPCHCTGSLHFVHQACLQQWIKSSDTRCCELCKYEFIMETKLKPLRKWEKLQMTASERRKIMCSVTFHIIAITCVVWSLYVLIDRTAEEIKQGQATGILEWPFWTKLVVVAIGFTGGLLFMYVQCKVYVQLWKRLKAYNRVIYVQNCPETSKKNIFEKSALTEPNFENKDGRGVCHSDTNSSCCTDPEDTGAEIVHV from the exons GCCGGGGGTCCTCCGTTGGCATCTGTTCCAGTGTCTGCCTTCTCTCGTACTTCTGTCACGCCATCCAATCAGGACATCTGCAG TTCCAGTGCAATATTTTCTGAATGTTGTCAACACAGTCCTGTGCAGTCTGCTGTTGTCTTGAAAGCTCCTCAATGCCAGAGTTCTCTGACACCAGGGCTCACTGTGACAGTTATCTGTAAAGACACATTACAGGcatccaagagcaatttctgtggTTCAGAATGGGTCCAGGCCTTGAAGCCTTCTAAGAATACCAAAGACAGAAGAGCCCTAAAGATTTCAAAGTCCCTAGATGATGTGGGTGAGAAGGTCCAGGACACTTTAGGAAGTTTTGACTATGTGGAAAGAACTTGCTCTGAGGGCAAACTGATCTTCCCGCAGGACCCATGTCTCAGAATTAGCAGGTTTCATCACAAAGACAAAAGAACCTTGAATCGCAAACATCTTGGCAGTTTCAAATATTCATATGTTTCACCCCTTTATGCCAGTCATTCAGCTGCCTCAGTTGTGGGAGCTGGCAAAGGGGGCATGCACATCCCACTTTTGGAAGAGAAGGCAGACGGCGAGGCTGCATCCAGAAGCCAGCGGCTGCTTCGGTATTTGTTCTCACTTTCGCACAGCTCCAGTGCCAGCAGCTTATACAGGTTTCATGAGCTAGAGAgttgtgtggctcatctgcacaCCGCCAAGTCCTCCAGTGGTCTAGTGGGCAGCATGGGCTTCTGCTCCGATGAAATGGGAGATGATGACGTCTTTGAAGACAGCGCATCTGCACAATTGAAGACCCAGGCCATGCGGGCACCTCTGTGCTCAGTGGAGAAGGACAGTGACCTGGATTGTCCTTCTCCTCTCTCTGAAAAGCATCCCCCCATCTCTCCTGGGTCCACATCAGGGGATGCCTGCAG GATCTGTCACTGTGAAGGGGATGAAGAGAGTCCTCTCATTACCCCCTGCCACTGCACAGGGAGCCTCCATTTTGTGCATCAGGCCTGCCTGCAGCAGTGGATCAAGAGCTCTGACACACGCTGCTGTGAGCTCTGCAAGTATGAGTTCATCATGGAGACCAAGCTAAAACCTTTGAGAAAA TGGGAGAAGTTGCAGATGACAGCCAGTGAGAGAAGGAAGATCATGTGCTCAGTCACATTTCATATTATTGCCATCACCTGTGTGGTCTGGTCTTTATATGTGCTCATCGACCGGACAGCTGAGGAAATCAAGCAGGGACAGGCAACAG GAATCCTAGAGTGGCCCTTCTGGACTAAACTGGTGGTTGTGGCCATTGGCTTTACTGGAGGACTTCTTTTTATGTATGTTCAGTGCAAAGTGTACGTGCAATTATGGAAGAGACTCAAGGCTTATAATAGAGTAATCTATGTTCAAAACTGTccagaaacaagcaaaaagaatatttttgaaaaatctgCACTAACAGAGCCcaactttgaaaataaagatGGACGTGGAGTCTGTCATTCTGACACAAACTCTTCTTGTTGCACAGACCCTGAAGACACTGGAGCAGAAATTGTTCACGTCTGA